One stretch of Ktedonobacterales bacterium DNA includes these proteins:
- a CDS encoding FtsX-like permease family protein has translation MAQVRQVLARLAKRSLVPPCVTLAYWRLGQSWRWLVVTGLGIMAAIVIACTVPLLSQVALTAGVRAVLTASPQDPEIELQAGAKALSNQIAADGLKQLRSFTQANLGPYLSNYSQFVLQTSSINLATPGLQNDTMFLTGVSIDQASSHLRLLQGRLPRSSGPDLEVVLTQRSATSLQVSPGSIIPLQFPFYAEQTPVEHPQHYIALQLPLHVVGVIALDGSDPFWHAQDFEPARAGFASSYRAIMSSAAFLATVTQLAQAHGGTMAEFDAPPTMLLYFFLDASRVTISNLDNLIARLNSAQIHLGGDAIQTPALQHPQLIGPTMNIYGAHGSLERFRDRIPVILIPLFILAIQVLGLILFFVNMMVSISVDRQAEVTALIRSRGASRRQVFSAFALQMLTLLLLALAAGPAFALLIVRLLVSRMFSSSDQSALQSVSTDPLQAALGLRWYVTAVVVAAMIIIALSIWGSTRQTLLGFRQETARSKHRPLWQRLRLDMVAASIAFGGYSASFIITRSGALDARASQVIFLPVSLVTPIFLLIAAVLLFARLFPWLLRFFAWQTTRRRAAPPALALAQMSRAPHQSIRMLLALALSVSFAIFTLVYSASEAQQMNNVAAQQVGADFSGPIPIPFGSHPEANVVENTYRAIPGVTSATIGNATDGTVQESGQATSLQIRAVDTNTFAQTAIWTDQDSSQPLPTLLARIAVSEQGTGDTLVVPALVDAVAWNALQLTPGARFTLNITGSPVSMTFQAITEVQHIPTINDSLQTAGGQDYLTPGGILVDLHLYTQTFEQLSQRDNQSDSAHLPPSINYIWLRTSDTTSALAAVREALTHSPLSLEMVYDRRAMLAQMQRDPLFLALRGVLILGAGATLLLAFVVSLLFSSFYARRHLFSFAVLRALGSTPRQIASMLSWEQGIVYTVALALGAVCGVLLVVTVIPALVFTNPTMPGAAISSTEYYVIQHVLPVQIVLPLTLGLVMVVFAIIALLTVMLTTRMATKPSLIRTLRLNED, from the coding sequence ATGGCCCAGGTACGACAGGTGTTAGCCCGGCTGGCTAAGCGGAGCCTGGTTCCCCCCTGTGTCACCCTGGCTTACTGGCGTCTGGGCCAGAGTTGGCGCTGGCTGGTGGTAACGGGGCTGGGGATCATGGCGGCAATCGTCATCGCCTGCACAGTGCCGCTCCTCTCACAGGTGGCTCTGACCGCCGGGGTACGCGCGGTCCTCACTGCCAGCCCGCAAGACCCGGAAATCGAGTTGCAGGCCGGTGCAAAGGCGCTGTCCAACCAGATCGCCGCCGATGGGCTGAAACAACTCAGGAGCTTTACCCAGGCCAACCTCGGCCCCTATCTCAGCAACTATTCACAGTTTGTGCTGCAAACGTCCAGCATCAACCTTGCCACGCCTGGCCTGCAAAACGATACAATGTTTCTGACAGGCGTTTCAATAGATCAGGCCAGTTCTCATCTGCGTCTGCTTCAGGGAAGATTACCGCGCTCATCCGGCCCCGACCTGGAGGTTGTTCTCACTCAACGGAGCGCGACCAGTCTGCAAGTATCGCCCGGCTCCATTATTCCCTTGCAATTTCCCTTCTACGCCGAACAGACTCCTGTAGAGCATCCACAGCACTATATCGCGCTGCAACTGCCCCTGCATGTGGTTGGCGTTATTGCTCTTGATGGGAGCGATCCGTTCTGGCACGCGCAGGATTTCGAGCCGGCGCGCGCTGGCTTTGCGAGCAGCTACAGAGCGATCATGTCCAGCGCCGCCTTTCTGGCGACGGTTACACAGCTTGCTCAGGCGCATGGGGGGACGATGGCCGAGTTCGATGCTCCCCCGACCATGCTCCTGTACTTCTTTCTGGATGCCTCGCGGGTGACGATTAGCAACCTGGACAACCTGATCGCTCGTCTGAACAGCGCGCAGATTCATCTTGGAGGGGACGCGATCCAGACACCTGCGCTCCAGCATCCCCAGCTTATCGGCCCGACCATGAATATCTATGGCGCTCATGGCTCGTTGGAACGCTTTCGTGACCGCATCCCCGTGATTCTCATTCCTCTCTTTATCCTGGCGATTCAGGTGTTAGGGCTGATCCTCTTTTTTGTCAACATGATGGTGAGTATCTCTGTTGATCGCCAGGCTGAAGTCACGGCTTTGATACGCAGCCGGGGAGCCAGTCGCCGCCAGGTTTTTAGCGCGTTTGCTCTGCAAATGCTGACGCTTTTACTGCTTGCCCTGGCTGCTGGACCTGCGTTTGCTTTGCTGATCGTTCGGTTGCTGGTGAGCCGAATGTTTTCTTCCTCAGATCAGAGCGCCCTTCAGAGTGTCTCTACCGATCCATTACAGGCTGCGCTTGGGCTGCGCTGGTATGTCACAGCGGTGGTGGTCGCGGCGATGATCATCATCGCCCTCTCGATCTGGGGTTCGACCCGGCAAACACTGCTGGGATTCCGGCAAGAGACGGCTCGCTCGAAACATCGCCCGCTCTGGCAGCGTCTAAGGTTGGATATGGTGGCCGCCAGTATTGCTTTTGGCGGCTACAGCGCCTCGTTCATTATTACCCGCTCTGGCGCGCTCGATGCGCGCGCCAGTCAGGTGATCTTCCTGCCGGTATCGCTGGTGACGCCAATCTTCTTACTGATCGCTGCCGTATTGCTCTTTGCGCGGCTCTTCCCCTGGCTGCTGCGGTTTTTTGCCTGGCAGACGACCCGCCGTCGCGCCGCGCCCCCTGCGCTGGCGTTAGCGCAGATGTCGCGCGCGCCGCACCAATCCATTCGTATGCTGCTCGCGCTGGCGCTTTCGGTTTCCTTTGCTATCTTTACCCTTGTCTACAGCGCCTCGGAAGCCCAGCAAATGAACAATGTGGCGGCGCAACAGGTCGGCGCAGACTTCAGCGGCCCTATCCCTATACCGTTTGGAAGCCATCCAGAGGCGAACGTGGTTGAGAACACCTATCGCGCTATTCCTGGCGTCACCTCTGCCACGATTGGCAATGCCACCGATGGAACTGTCCAGGAGAGCGGGCAGGCGACCTCGCTCCAGATTCGGGCTGTTGACACCAACACCTTTGCGCAGACGGCCATCTGGACCGATCAGGACTCCAGCCAGCCGCTCCCCACCCTGCTGGCGCGCATCGCTGTCTCGGAACAGGGTACGGGCGATACGCTCGTTGTACCCGCGCTTGTTGATGCTGTCGCCTGGAACGCGCTCCAGTTGACCCCTGGCGCCAGGTTCACCTTAAATATCACCGGCAGCCCGGTCAGTATGACTTTTCAAGCCATCACTGAGGTACAGCACATCCCCACCATCAACGATAGCCTGCAAACCGCCGGGGGCCAGGACTATCTCACGCCTGGAGGGATTCTGGTCGATCTGCATCTCTATACGCAGACCTTTGAGCAGCTCAGCCAGCGGGATAACCAGAGCGACAGCGCCCACCTACCCCCCTCCATCAATTATATCTGGCTGCGCACCAGTGATACGACTTCGGCCCTGGCAGCAGTGCGCGAGGCGCTGACGCACAGCCCACTCTCGCTGGAAATGGTCTACGACCGACGAGCTATGCTTGCTCAGATGCAGCGAGACCCGCTCTTTCTCGCGCTGCGTGGTGTGCTCATCCTGGGCGCTGGAGCCACTCTGCTGCTGGCGTTTGTGGTCAGCCTGTTATTTTCTTCGTTCTACGCGCGCCGCCACCTGTTCAGTTTTGCTGTGCTGCGGGCGCTGGGCAGCACCCCTCGCCAGATTGCCAGTATGCTTTCCTGGGAGCAAGGTATCGTCTATACTGTCGCGCTGGCGCTTGGAGCCGTCTGTGGTGTACTTCTGGTGGTGACAGTCATACCGGCGCTAGTCTTTACTAATCCAACGATGCCCGGCGCCGCGATCAGCAGCACAGAATATTACGTGATTCAGCATGTGCTGCCTGTGCAGATTGTGCTGCCGCTGACGCTGGGTCTTGTCATGGTCGTTTTTGCCATCATCGCTCTCCTGACCGTGATGCTCACGACCCGCATGGCGACAAAACCGTCACTCATTCGGACCCTCCGGCTGAACGAGGATTAA
- a CDS encoding permease prefix domain 1-containing protein has translation MQYPIDRYVIALVRRLPLDAAETAAIVEEVRAHLEEAAAHALEGGMDRQAAEQQAVAAFGKPGALARRLASAHPARWDVRRIVGAGFLGGLVVWALWTATAYPLVVNNALNQLAYNSVWPDKTSLPLHLLILSTPLSLVSVGELSGQHWLLPVLLLYLILPYAWGLRAKRWLLPGLAYGLGAALLNPLTYGLLFVLSTPTDSSLLNMSMLALVVLPLAVLASGLGYAWRVSSPGLITRCGAVVLSRLPGQRVLAINTQQMALQPRSALASLSRRRLSLKWVIFSLIIVAILAVEIVSFARIWNAAHQPALTPSQQLAQAQARTPFPIHQPAFLPVGAHLTQVFFDHCSMCGNEASSTVQLIYTLAAPSATVELEESNARINPPQGSYQDSARHQHPLEVNTSTISLGDVSAAVMISKGFWSDGSPFYRYDILWTRGSVSYLLSEMGLSASLGDLERIAASI, from the coding sequence ATGCAATATCCGATTGATCGCTATGTGATCGCGCTTGTCCGGCGCTTGCCCCTGGACGCCGCTGAGACGGCAGCCATTGTGGAGGAAGTGCGGGCGCATCTGGAGGAAGCCGCCGCGCACGCGCTGGAGGGCGGCATGGACCGCCAGGCAGCGGAGCAGCAGGCAGTGGCCGCCTTTGGCAAACCTGGCGCGCTCGCCCGGCGGTTGGCTTCCGCCCATCCAGCGCGCTGGGATGTCCGGCGCATCGTGGGCGCTGGATTCCTTGGCGGGCTGGTGGTCTGGGCGCTCTGGACGGCCACGGCGTACCCACTGGTGGTCAATAATGCCTTGAATCAACTGGCCTACAACTCAGTCTGGCCCGATAAAACTAGCCTGCCACTGCACCTGCTCATCCTCTCCACCCCGCTCAGCCTTGTGAGTGTTGGTGAACTTTCCGGCCAGCACTGGCTTCTGCCTGTGCTGCTGCTCTACCTCATACTGCCCTATGCCTGGGGTCTGCGGGCGAAACGCTGGCTCCTGCCGGGGCTGGCCTATGGCCTGGGCGCGGCGCTGCTGAATCCCTTGACCTATGGCCTGCTCTTCGTCCTGTCTACTCCAACAGACTCGTCGCTGCTCAATATGAGCATGCTCGCGCTGGTGGTCTTGCCGCTGGCTGTGCTGGCGTCGGGCCTGGGCTATGCCTGGCGTGTCTCCTCTCCTGGGCTGATTACGCGCTGTGGCGCAGTCGTTCTCTCCCGCCTGCCTGGCCAGCGTGTACTTGCCATCAATACCCAGCAGATGGCGCTTCAGCCACGCTCTGCCCTGGCCTCGCTTTCCCGACGCCGCCTCTCGTTGAAATGGGTCATCTTCAGCCTCATCATAGTGGCTATCCTGGCCGTAGAAATCGTTTCGTTTGCGCGCATCTGGAATGCAGCGCATCAGCCCGCGCTCACTCCGTCTCAGCAGCTTGCCCAGGCGCAAGCGCGCACCCCTTTTCCTATCCACCAGCCTGCATTCCTGCCAGTCGGCGCGCATCTGACGCAGGTCTTCTTTGATCACTGTTCGATGTGCGGGAACGAAGCGTCATCTACGGTCCAGCTTATCTATACGCTTGCTGCTCCTAGCGCAACAGTGGAGCTAGAAGAATCAAACGCCCGGATCAATCCGCCTCAAGGAAGCTATCAGGACAGCGCCAGGCATCAGCATCCGCTTGAGGTGAATACTTCGACGATTTCGCTGGGCGATGTGAGCGCAGCGGTCATGATCTCCAAGGGATTCTGGTCCGATGGCTCACCATTCTATCGGTATGACATTCTCTGGACGCGCGGAAGCGTCTCCTATCTGCTCTCGGAGATGGGCCTATCTGCAAGCCTGGGCGATCTAGAGCGCATCGCAGCCAGCATCTAG
- a CDS encoding helix-turn-helix transcriptional regulator, producing the protein MRELKKGSLGLLLLHLLQARPSYGYELCERLRDQSGGTLSFEDGAIYPLLHEFERQGLVEASWEEAGAPGLALPTEAARRGPRRRYYRMTPRGQEALQAALSEWHLFARAVARVLGEAPGVQSARIPSRLITDEAAASGGRR; encoded by the coding sequence ATGCGTGAACTCAAGAAAGGCTCACTGGGGCTGCTGCTGCTGCATCTGTTGCAGGCCAGGCCCAGCTATGGCTATGAGTTGTGCGAGCGGCTGCGGGACCAGAGCGGCGGTACGCTCAGCTTTGAAGATGGGGCAATCTACCCGCTGCTGCATGAGTTCGAGCGGCAGGGATTGGTTGAGGCTTCCTGGGAGGAGGCTGGCGCGCCGGGGCTGGCCTTGCCCACTGAGGCGGCGCGTCGTGGCCCGCGCCGCCGCTACTACCGAATGACCCCACGCGGGCAGGAGGCGCTCCAGGCCGCGCTGAGTGAATGGCATCTGTTTGCCCGCGCCGTGGCCCGCGTGCTGGGCGAAGCCCCTGGCGTACAGTCGGCCCGGATTCCGAGTCGGCTTATCACGGATGAGGCCGCCGCATCCGGCGGTAGGAGGTAG
- a CDS encoding WD40 repeat domain-containing protein, protein MRTDSLLVYKGHMGNVLGIAWSPDGKRLVSCSDDGTVQEWDAVSGRKNWSFTFSGRPLNHVLAIAWSPDGRRIAAGAYVGQVLILDAANGHQVANYAGDGTDVWGVAWSPDSKRLASGNSIGTVQVWDTLTGKLLVTYRGHSEAVGHVAWSPDGRRIASASYDGVVQVWDAATGMRLMTYNQSKGTPVWQVAWSPDGRHIVSGTGASGAHYPIHSDNEADVWDATTGQLLLRYQGHGSANEVYALAWSPDGKYIASGGDEQVIRVWDVTTGDTSLLYRGHTDRIWQLAWSPDGKKIASSSGDGTVRIWSYIP, encoded by the coding sequence ATGCGCACTGATTCGCTTCTCGTCTATAAGGGACACATGGGCAATGTGCTTGGAATTGCCTGGTCACCGGATGGCAAGCGGCTGGTTTCGTGTAGTGATGATGGAACTGTGCAGGAGTGGGATGCGGTGAGTGGGCGCAAGAACTGGAGCTTTACATTTTCTGGCCGTCCTCTCAACCATGTGCTGGCAATCGCTTGGTCGCCCGATGGCCGACGCATCGCCGCTGGCGCCTATGTTGGTCAGGTACTGATCCTGGATGCGGCGAATGGGCACCAGGTGGCAAACTACGCGGGCGATGGGACCGATGTTTGGGGAGTTGCCTGGTCGCCTGATAGTAAACGGCTTGCCTCTGGCAATAGCATTGGGACGGTCCAGGTTTGGGATACGCTTACCGGAAAACTGCTTGTGACCTATCGGGGACACAGCGAGGCTGTGGGCCACGTGGCGTGGTCGCCCGATGGTCGGCGCATCGCTTCGGCCAGCTATGATGGCGTTGTGCAGGTCTGGGATGCAGCAACTGGCATGCGCCTGATGACCTATAACCAGTCAAAGGGGACGCCAGTCTGGCAGGTAGCCTGGTCGCCCGATGGTCGGCACATCGTTTCGGGGACGGGGGCTTCGGGAGCTCATTACCCGATTCACTCGGACAATGAAGCGGATGTGTGGGATGCTACGACGGGCCAGCTTCTGTTGAGGTATCAGGGGCATGGTAGCGCCAATGAGGTGTATGCCCTGGCCTGGTCCCCCGACGGCAAGTATATTGCTTCGGGCGGAGACGAGCAGGTAATACGGGTCTGGGATGTCACGACGGGAGACACCTCCTTGCTGTATCGAGGGCATACGGATAGAATCTGGCAACTCGCCTGGTCACCGGATGGGAAGAAAATTGCTTCCTCCAGCGGGGATGGGACCGTGCGCATCTGGTCTTACATCCCGTGA
- a CDS encoding acyl-CoA synthetase has translation MNSIVEALFTRAQQQPERLALLFEEQAISYGQLAAEVEDFAHALVAWGLQPGERIALFLENSPAFVVAYLGAQLAGGIVGLVNPQYRRVELQHILTDAGVRLCVTSAAGADAVQPLPLPQLTTLVIADDLSAPALNSPPERIAFAAFVAQSRAASRRLLALPTPDAPAVLGYTSGTTGRAKGALLSHRNLIANITALTAAWRWTDQDRLLLVLPLFHAHGLMVGLHGTLFSGASAVLRRAFDAADVLAMLSRDPSITLFFGVPTMYARLLAEAERQGAPSHRLRLFVSGSAPLSAHLFADFERVFGQRILERYGMTETIMNLTNPYEGERRPGTVGGPFPGQEARVVDVRARQPLPSGEIGEIEVRGPHVFAGYWNRPDATAEAFSADGWFKTGDLGWRSADGYYTITGRARELIISGGYNVYPREVEDVLAAHPAIAEAAVVGLPDPDLGEQVVAVVVPRDGLTPSADDIIAFCREQLASYKKPRRVAFVEALPRNALGKVQKHLLTERLRAG, from the coding sequence ATGAACTCAATTGTGGAAGCCCTGTTCACGCGCGCGCAGCAGCAGCCGGAACGCCTGGCGCTCCTCTTCGAGGAGCAGGCAATCAGTTATGGGCAGTTGGCGGCGGAAGTTGAAGACTTCGCTCACGCCCTGGTCGCCTGGGGTCTCCAGCCAGGGGAGCGAATTGCTTTGTTCCTGGAGAATAGCCCCGCGTTTGTCGTGGCCTACCTTGGCGCGCAGCTCGCCGGAGGCATTGTCGGGCTGGTGAATCCGCAGTACCGCCGGGTCGAATTACAGCACATCCTGACCGATGCAGGCGTGCGGCTCTGTGTGACCAGCGCCGCAGGAGCCGATGCGGTGCAGCCCTTGCCGCTGCCACAGTTGACAACGCTGGTGATTGCAGATGATCTGAGCGCCCCGGCGCTCAACAGCCCACCGGAACGTATCGCCTTCGCGGCTTTCGTCGCGCAGAGCCGCGCGGCTTCGCGCCGCCTGCTGGCCCTGCCAACTCCCGATGCCCCGGCGGTCCTTGGCTATACGTCAGGCACCACGGGGCGGGCGAAAGGCGCGCTCCTCAGCCATCGCAACCTGATCGCAAATATCACTGCGCTGACGGCGGCGTGGCGCTGGACAGACCAGGATCGGCTGCTCCTGGTACTGCCTCTGTTTCACGCGCATGGGCTGATGGTTGGCCTGCACGGGACGCTCTTCAGTGGGGCCAGTGCCGTCTTGCGGCGCGCATTTGATGCGGCTGATGTCCTCGCCATGCTCAGCCGCGATCCCAGCATCACTCTCTTTTTTGGCGTCCCCACGATGTATGCTCGTCTGCTGGCTGAAGCCGAACGGCAAGGAGCGCCCTCGCATCGGCTGCGCCTCTTTGTCTCTGGCTCCGCGCCGCTGAGCGCGCACCTCTTCGCCGACTTCGAGCGCGTCTTCGGCCAACGCATTCTGGAACGCTACGGTATGACCGAAACGATCATGAACCTTACCAACCCCTACGAGGGGGAACGACGCCCTGGAACGGTAGGAGGGCCGTTCCCCGGCCAGGAGGCGCGGGTTGTGGATGTGCGCGCCCGCCAACCGCTGCCCTCCGGTGAGATCGGCGAGATCGAGGTACGCGGCCCACACGTTTTTGCGGGCTATTGGAATCGGCCCGATGCCACCGCCGAAGCCTTCAGCGCCGATGGTTGGTTCAAGACGGGCGACCTGGGCTGGCGCAGCGCGGATGGGTATTACACCATTACGGGGCGCGCCCGCGAATTGATCATCAGCGGCGGCTACAACGTCTACCCCCGCGAAGTCGAAGACGTGCTGGCGGCGCATCCGGCAATTGCCGAAGCCGCCGTGGTGGGCCTGCCCGATCCCGACCTGGGCGAGCAGGTGGTTGCAGTGGTCGTACCCAGGGATGGCCTTACGCCCAGCGCCGACGACATCATCGCTTTTTGTCGTGAGCAGCTTGCCAGTTACAAGAAACCGCGCCGCGTAGCGTTTGTCGAGGCGCTGCCGCGCAACGCCCTGGGCAAAGTGCAGAAACATCTGCTGACCGAGCGATTGCGGGCTGGATGA
- a CDS encoding aldolase/citrate lyase family protein, with the protein MRTNHVKEKLQRGEPALGAWLVLPSVASARVMARLGFDWLAVDTEHTAQHPALMAEMIACIADAGIAAPLVRLPANSVEWFKWALDAGAWGVIVPMVQSRVEAERAVAWSKYPPLGTRSIGGVFGPYGFGVTDWASYGQVANDQILVAVQIESVQALQNLDEILAVSGIDVAFVGPNDLHAHLGLAPSSEGAEPAFLAALERIKAEAKKQQIALGIFSSSGEAAAERVRQGFHMVSVTTDVSSLIVAATQHLRLARE; encoded by the coding sequence ATGAGAACAAATCATGTGAAAGAAAAATTACAGCGCGGCGAACCTGCACTGGGAGCCTGGCTGGTGCTTCCCAGCGTGGCTTCGGCCAGGGTGATGGCACGTCTCGGCTTTGATTGGCTCGCTGTGGATACGGAACACACCGCCCAGCATCCCGCGCTGATGGCGGAGATGATTGCCTGTATCGCTGATGCTGGAATCGCTGCTCCCCTGGTGCGCCTGCCTGCGAACTCCGTCGAGTGGTTCAAGTGGGCCTTGGATGCAGGGGCGTGGGGCGTTATTGTCCCGATGGTGCAATCGAGAGTAGAGGCTGAGCGCGCGGTTGCGTGGTCCAAATATCCTCCGCTGGGTACACGCAGCATAGGTGGGGTTTTTGGCCCCTATGGGTTCGGCGTCACCGACTGGGCCAGTTATGGGCAAGTAGCAAATGACCAGATTCTGGTGGCGGTCCAGATCGAGAGCGTCCAGGCACTCCAGAACCTGGACGAGATTCTGGCCGTGTCGGGGATTGATGTCGCCTTCGTAGGGCCAAATGACTTGCATGCCCACCTTGGGCTTGCACCCAGCAGCGAGGGTGCTGAACCCGCCTTTCTCGCAGCCCTGGAGCGCATCAAGGCAGAAGCGAAGAAACAGCAGATAGCACTGGGTATCTTCAGCAGCAGTGGGGAAGCTGCGGCTGAACGGGTACGGCAGGGGTTCCACATGGTCAGCGTGACGACGGATGTAAGCAGCCTGATCGTCGCGGCAACACAGCACCTGCGCCTGGCACGCGAGTAA
- a CDS encoding VOC family protein — MTSDPQQAPAASIAPGTQMGLVSVAVADLNKSLRYYTQGLGFAVLEQHEGSATLGVPGTPLLFLTEEPGAQPFPHDRYGYTGLYHFAILVPSRADLGRWLGHWLAAGLPFPGQGDHLVSEAFYITDPDGNGIEVYRDRPREEWPYINGQLQMAADPIDIQGVLAAAEQEGKSWSGMAVGTRLGHMHLQVGAIDQAEAFYHGVLGFDIMVRMPTALFISAGGYHHHIGMNIWHSRGAGPAPAGIAGLRCFTIEMPSQEARTAVLERVRAAGLSFTETGNIATLEDPWRNKIVLTIGPVAVAQVATELTFVKSLYSHDSA, encoded by the coding sequence ATGACTTCTGACCCTCAGCAGGCGCCTGCCGCTTCGATTGCCCCAGGAACCCAAATGGGTCTGGTTTCCGTGGCCGTCGCCGACCTTAACAAATCTCTCAGGTACTATACACAGGGACTCGGCTTCGCCGTCCTTGAACAACACGAGGGCAGTGCTACTCTGGGTGTTCCGGGTACACCGCTCCTCTTCCTCACTGAAGAACCCGGCGCGCAGCCCTTCCCGCATGACCGCTACGGCTACACCGGGCTTTACCACTTCGCTATTCTGGTACCGAGCCGCGCCGATCTTGGGCGATGGCTTGGGCACTGGCTTGCAGCGGGCCTTCCCTTCCCCGGCCAGGGCGACCATCTGGTCAGCGAAGCCTTCTACATCACTGATCCTGATGGCAACGGCATCGAGGTCTATCGTGACCGTCCCCGCGAGGAATGGCCCTATATCAATGGGCAGCTTCAGATGGCGGCAGATCCCATTGATATTCAGGGCGTGCTGGCGGCAGCCGAGCAGGAGGGAAAGTCATGGAGCGGCATGGCGGTGGGCACACGCCTTGGACACATGCACTTGCAGGTTGGCGCCATTGATCAAGCCGAAGCCTTCTATCATGGGGTGCTTGGCTTCGACATCATGGTCAGGATGCCCACCGCGCTCTTCATTTCCGCTGGAGGCTACCATCACCACATCGGCATGAACATCTGGCACAGTCGCGGTGCTGGGCCAGCTCCCGCTGGAATAGCCGGGCTGCGCTGCTTCACCATCGAGATGCCCAGTCAGGAAGCGCGTACCGCCGTCCTTGAGCGGGTTCGCGCGGCGGGTCTTTCCTTCACTGAGACAGGCAATATTGCCACCCTTGAAGACCCCTGGCGCAACAAGATCGTCTTGACTATCGGGCCAGTGGCCGTCGCCCAGGTAGCGACAGAGCTCACCTTTGTGAAGAGCCTTTATTCCCACGATTCTGCTTGA
- a CDS encoding LiaF domain-containing protein, whose amino-acid sequence MQQQPVLTAQQQAIQLVRTRYEQGILTFEQFEYALNALIVAQTPEECQTIVAELPSTTATSVLHRPEPPSAPAAAPIQRIVGTIGELKRMRRPWRLEPHTSFRLWVGEIKLDLSLATLPPDSVLEVFVPVGEAVIYVPREVHVTVRAFSLIGETQVMGEERNGIFARLNEEFPSEIPSASPAPHLEIRLKTIMGSVKVIRVNGPVIALKDVIKEAAGQVLLATLDAFKQNRGNKGSSQR is encoded by the coding sequence ATGCAACAGCAACCAGTTCTTACTGCCCAGCAGCAGGCAATTCAGCTCGTGCGCACCCGCTACGAGCAGGGCATCCTTACTTTCGAGCAATTTGAATATGCGCTCAATGCGCTCATTGTGGCCCAAACGCCGGAGGAGTGCCAGACGATTGTAGCGGAACTTCCTTCTACTACGGCTACAAGTGTGCTGCATCGCCCAGAACCGCCTTCAGCGCCAGCAGCGGCGCCCATCCAGCGAATCGTGGGGACCATCGGCGAACTCAAGCGGATGCGGCGTCCCTGGCGCCTGGAGCCGCACACCAGCTTCAGGCTGTGGGTTGGGGAGATCAAGCTGGACCTGAGCCTGGCGACGCTGCCGCCAGACAGCGTGTTAGAGGTGTTTGTGCCGGTAGGTGAGGCGGTGATCTATGTACCCCGCGAAGTCCACGTCACGGTGCGGGCGTTCTCGCTGATTGGCGAGACACAGGTGATGGGCGAGGAGCGCAACGGCATTTTCGCTCGTCTCAATGAGGAGTTTCCGTCAGAGATCCCCTCCGCAAGTCCTGCGCCCCACCTGGAGATTCGCCTGAAAACGATCATGGGTTCGGTCAAGGTGATACGTGTCAATGGGCCGGTCATTGCGCTCAAGGACGTGATTAAAGAAGCCGCTGGTCAGGTGCTGCTGGCGACACTCGATGCTTTCAAGCAGAATCGTGGGAATAAAGGCTCTTCACAAAGGTGA
- a CDS encoding nitroreductase/quinone reductase family protein has protein sequence MNVDLQHLADDDFCYLTTTGRRSGHPHTIEIWFALHGQTIYMLSGGRDKSDWVKNAQRTPEVQVRIRERVFSGQARLVTDPQEDALARKIVYDKYTPRDSDDLSDWSRTSLPVAVDVAI, from the coding sequence ATGAATGTTGACCTTCAACACCTGGCTGACGACGACTTTTGTTACCTGACCACCACTGGCCGCCGTTCAGGCCATCCGCATACCATCGAAATCTGGTTTGCCCTCCACGGGCAGACCATTTATATGCTTTCCGGTGGACGCGACAAATCGGATTGGGTAAAAAACGCACAGCGCACCCCGGAAGTCCAGGTGAGAATTCGTGAGAGAGTCTTCAGCGGGCAGGCGCGGCTGGTCACAGACCCACAGGAAGACGCGCTCGCCCGAAAAATCGTCTATGATAAGTATACCCCACGCGACAGCGACGACCTGAGCGATTGGTCACGCACGTCGCTTCCTGTGGCCGTTGACGTAGCCATCTAG